The genome window GTGAGGCGGACATCCTGTTCCGGTTAATCCGCCGTCTTCGGGATGAAGGCGTCACCATTCTCTACATTTCCCATTACCTGAACGAGATCGAGGATCTCTGCGATCATGTCACCGTGCTGCGCAACGGGCTCGATGTGGCTTCCCTGCCGATCAAAAGCACGTCCGCCGCAGCGATTGCCCGGCTGATGGTGGAACGGGACATCAAGGAGATGTTTCCCAAAAGGCAGGTCGCGTTCGGCGATGAAATCGTCAGGGTCGAGCAGCTCAGCGCGCCGGGCAAATACAGCGATATCACCTTTACACTTCGGCGCGGCGAAGTGCTCGGTATCACCGGCCTGCTGGGTTCCGGCGCAAAAGAACTCGTCCGAACGCTCTTCGGCCTGGAGAACCCGGCGTCCGGCAGCATCGAGGTCAATGGCAGGGCGGCGCGTTTCTCCAATCCGACCCATGCCGCAGACCACAATTTTGCGCTTGTGCCGGAAGATCGACGCCGCCATGGGATAGCGCTCGACCTCAGCGTGAAGGAAAACATCAGCCTTTCCAGCCTGGAGCGTTTCACCCGCTTCGGTTTCCTCGATCGAAAAAGCGAACAGGATGAAGCCGATAGCTTGATCAAACGGCTTGAGGTCAAGACTAGTAGTCGGGATGCCTTGTTGCTGACGCTGTCGGGCGGCAATCAGCAAAAGGTCGCGATCGCCAAGTGGCTGAGCCGGCAATCGGAGGTCTATCTTCTCGATGAACCAACTGTGGGCGTCGATATCGGCTCGAAGGTCGAAATCTACAGCATCATCGGCGAACTCGCCGCCCGAGGCGCCGGCATTATCGTGCTTTCTTCCGATTTGCCTGAGCTCGTCGGCATCACCGATCGAATACTGGTTCTCTTCCGCGGCCGCATAGTGCGAGAATTTAAATCATCAGACACCACGGCGGATGAAGTCCTGGCCGAATCCACCGGATCCTCGGAGGGATTGCGCCATGTCGGCTGATGTAGAGCTTGCGCCGCCCATGAGTTTCGAACCTGCGGGACCGAATCGACGTCAGGCCGGCAGCGTGGCTGCCGCGGCATTGCGATACGGATCCCTGATCGCCTTTGCGGCCATCCTGGTGGTCTTCTCGCTGACGGCCCCTTATTTCCTCAGCATCGGCAATATCGGCAACGTGCTTGGGCAATCGACGATCTCAGGCGTGCTTGCTATCGGGCTGACCATCGTGCTGATTGCAGGCGGCTCCAATGTCGTCAAAGGCGGGATAGACCTTTCCCTTGCGGCCAATATGGGTTTGAGCGCCGCCGTCTATGCCAGCCTGACCCAACTTGGCTACGGTGACGCGGTGGCTGTGGCGGCGTCGCTTCTCACCGGC of Rhizobium sp. NXC24 contains these proteins:
- a CDS encoding sugar ABC transporter ATP-binding protein, which encodes MTAISVTQPVKARDDIIRFEGIFKHFGGAQALAGASLIVKRGTIHGLVGQNGAGKSTLIKLLAGLHHPDGGTIEIEGEYVDRLTPHLAEELGIHFIHQDRLLVSTFTVGETLFLGREPRIAGTPFLDRRLMQRRASEILDDYFGVRLPNGALISELSTAEKQIVQITRALLNRPKVLVFDEPTAALVRREADILFRLIRRLRDEGVTILYISHYLNEIEDLCDHVTVLRNGLDVASLPIKSTSAAAIARLMVERDIKEMFPKRQVAFGDEIVRVEQLSAPGKYSDITFTLRRGEVLGITGLLGSGAKELVRTLFGLENPASGSIEVNGRAARFSNPTHAADHNFALVPEDRRRHGIALDLSVKENISLSSLERFTRFGFLDRKSEQDEADSLIKRLEVKTSSRDALLLTLSGGNQQKVAIAKWLSRQSEVYLLDEPTVGVDIGSKVEIYSIIGELAARGAGIIVLSSDLPELVGITDRILVLFRGRIVREFKSSDTTADEVLAESTGSSEGLRHVG